A genome region from Bufo gargarizans isolate SCDJY-AF-19 chromosome 2, ASM1485885v1, whole genome shotgun sequence includes the following:
- the LOC122928341 gene encoding proline-rich protein 5-like isoform X4, with product MSSPSLSDLGKREQAALEERGTQQKRAGSNATWNSIQNGVISVFQKKGLQDHELYNLNEGVRQLLKTELGSFFTEYLQNQLLTKGMVILRDKIRFYEGQKLLDSLAETWDFFFSDVLPMLQAIFYPVQGKEPTIRQLALLHFRNIITLNLKLDDALSRPRARVPPSIIQMLLILQGVHESKGVTEEYLNLESIIQKVVSPYLGTYGLYSSDATFTHASCILEKRMFRRCPKSGEMVTKNPVVRSKSYNNPLLTPVAEYEMENLAVNGTGIRRHSVSEMTSLLEIQGYSNLTTILDSSSKLSMSTTKPQATGELEHPTMGNGQFPPMHNNNEPQQGLFHTSGSREDMSRDSTLIPAPSSSPETIVDQILESIDSDSEGIFIDFGRGCAKSSGYTMDVGRQSLV from the exons CATCCAGAATGGAGTCATTTCTGTCTTCCAGAAGAAGGGACTGCAGGATCATGAACTCTACAATCTGAATGAAGGAGTCCG gcAGCTGTTGAAAACCGAACTTGGCTCTTTTTTCACAGAATACCTTCAG AACCAGCTTCTTACTAAGGGGATGGTGATCCTGCGAGACAAGATACGTTTTTATGAAG gaCAGAAACTACTTGATTCCTTAGCAGAAACCTGGGATTTCTTCTTTAGCGATGTTTTGCCAATGTTACAGGCCATCTTCTACCCTGTCCAG GGGAAGGAGCCCACCATCCGACAGCTGGCTTTGCTGCACTTCAGAAATATAATAACCCTAAATCTAAAACTAGATGATGCCTTATCCCGCCCGCGAGCTCGAGTACCTCCCTCCATCATTCAGATGCTGCTAATACTTCAA GGTGTCCATGAGTCTAAGGGTGTGACGGAGGAATATCTCAACCTGGAATCGATCATTCAGAAGGTGGTCTCTCCATACCTTGGTACATATGGGTTGTACTCTAGTGATGCTACATTCACACATGCCTCCTGTATCTTGG AGAAACGCATGTTCAGACGTTGTCCCAAGTCTGGTGAGATGGTCACCAAGAATCCAGTGGTGAGATCCAAGAGCTACAACAATCCATTACTGACCCCTGTAGCAGAGTATGAAATGGAAAACCTTGCAGTCAATGGGACTGGAATCAGAAGACACTCGGTATCTGAGATGACCTCACTTCTAGAGATCCAGGGATACTCCAATCTAACAACCATCCTGGATTCCAGCTCCAAACTCTCAATGTCCACCACTAAACCACAAGCTACGGGGGAGTTGGAGCACCCTACCATGGGCAATGGACAGTTTCCACCAATGCATAACAACAATGAACCTCAACAAGGACTTTTCCACACCTCAGGCTCCAGGGAGGATATGTCCAGAGACTCAACTTTGATCCCTGCCCCATCTTCCAGTCCAGAGACAATTGTTGATCAGATCTTAGAATCCATAGACTCTGACTCTGAAGGAATTTTCATTGATTTCGGAAGAGGTTGTGCCAAATCTTCAGGCTATACCATGGATGTTGGACGGCAAAGTCTTGTATAA